The region TCTAGATGAAACGGAATCTCTCTTAAATTTTGCTGTAACATTTATTTGCCGCTCTCTGGGGGGGATTACTCAGTTATTTAATACTCAATCTGctgcccaccaccccaccccttcTATTTTCTGCCCTTCTATGAGCTCTACCCTTAGAtctggatatttaaaaaaaaaaaaaaaaagccatagaaATGCCAAGTTGGTAACCTAAGCGCGAGGTGGCACAGGGAGCCCACACGCAGCCGGCTTGAACCTGAGCGTGCAGCAGCCCTACTCGCCTCAGCTGCGAACGGTCTAGGGGAACAAGAGAAAACCGGACTCACGCCCTGGGTCCTGCGGAGGCAGGCAGCGCTCCACACCGTTCCTGGCACCTGGTTCCTCCGCAGGGGCTGGCACCATGGGGACATTGGCTTCCACTCTGCCCGGGGACTCGGATCCTGCAGCTCCTCCCACAAGAACCACGGAGCTGCCAGAATCGGTGTCATCAGAACCAGCCCCTGCTGCACCCCTCTCTCGTGCCTCTGCGCTCGTGGGGCTAGGAGATGCCACGCTCACGTTCTCGGAGGGCTCCGCCGTGAAATCCCTCTGCGGAGGTGGCACCACGAGGAACAGTTTGGGCTTCTTGGAAATGGGGGGCGGCTTCCTGCTGGGCGACGGGCCGAGCGGCGGGGTGGCACCCGCTCCGGACTCCGCCTCCCCGGCCGGGCTGTGGCTCCGGAGGCCATGCTCGGCTGCACTGTCTTGGTGACCCTGAGTCGAGCTCTTGGCAGGAGTCGGAAGCGAGCTCGTCGCGGAGGCTGGCTGGCTTTCACTCTCCATTTCATGTATGCTATTTCGGGATTTCAGGAAAGCAGATGGCTTTAAATGATACTGGGGAACAACCGGAGTTCGTTTTTCCTGAGATGGGTGTTCGTGTAAGGGGGCTACTTCGGTTCCTGAGTTCTTCTTCACCGGCCTCAACTGCACCATCTGCAACGCTTCGGTGGTGATCAGGGGCATGGGGAGTCTGCTGCCCTCCTCCTTGATGGAAGGCTGTCTGCAGGCCTCCCGGGAGGACTCTGGCTGGCCAGGTTTCTTGAAAGAAGGCCTGGCATCTTTCATCAATTTGGGGTCAAACGGTGGGGCAGGCGGGGGCACTGAGGGGGGTAAGGCAGGTGGCGGAGGTGGCAGGGAGTCAGATGAAGCCAGAAAAGGGGGGCTCAGCGCTGTGGGGGGCGGAGGAAAGCAGGTGTCGGTGGGGGCACAGAAGGGAGTGAGCACTTCTGGTGGCGGAGGGGGGAAGAGGGGAGATCGAGGCAGAGGTGAGCCCTCGGAGAAATCGGCCAGAGGCggcgggggagggaggaaaggagacttGTCAGCGGGACAAGGGGCTGGAGGAGAGGCGTGAGGAGCATTCGCGATCGGAGACACCAGCGTTGAGTCCAGCTTCTTCACCGTCCCGCTTCCTTCGGTGGAAGTATTCGAGGAAAGAgacgtggaggaggaggagacggaTACTGAAGATACAAGAGACGACTTCCTTTCTGGCACCTTGGGTTTGGGCTTCCCCTTCCCAGTGGCTGGTGACACTGATTTTAAGAAGACAGGCACAGGGGTGAGAGCGGTGGGCGTGTTCGACTGGCTGGAGTACCCACTGGATGGAGAAGTGACTCTGTGCGACTTCTCCGGCGACGTGATCTTTGGTTTGACGGTGCCACCGAGCACCGGGGGTACCGCGGCCCGGGACCCTTCCAGGAGGTGGCGGCCCGGCCCACTTCCAGGTGATGCTGCGCTGCCTGCTGGACCGGCCCTGCCTGCGTTCCCCTGCTCTTCCTGCACTCCCGTGTAGTCAATGTAGTAGCCCCACGGGTCTGTGTACTCGGACTTGACGCTGCTCGTGTCGCTCTGTGCCGGCGTGAGCCCGCACAGGGAGTAGACGTTGGGGGCCGTGGCGGAGGTCAGGCTGCTGCCGGCGCTCACAGTGCTCTGGCTGCGGGAGCGAGGCAGCCACGGTTCTTCGAAGTCACTGCAGGGGCTCTGGGAAGGCGAGCTGCCGCCCTTGCCCGGGAGGTTCAGCTGCAGCGAGTGCTGGAGCGAGGCAATCAGGCTCTCATTCAGCACCTGCCCGTTCGACTGGACGTTCTTCTTGGGAACTCTGCGCAGAGAGTCTGTCCGAGAGGGTGGCAGGGGAGGCTTCTTGGCTTTCTTCAAAGAAATGCTTCGTGCAAGGGATTTGTCTTGGCAATTGGACCGGTCTCCTTGGTGTCTCTGAGCTCTTCCATCAAAAACATTGACCACGCTGTGCCTGGGGTTCCCAAAGCCATCATTACTATTGCACAGATCCCCAGGTCTGTGTCCAGAGTCTGGGTGCTGAGTAggggagtagccatcgtggtcttCTGAATACACAGACCTGGTATCATCCTTGTTAGAGGTCTGGTCCAAACTGCAGCTGCTCGTGTTGCTTACAGGAGTGGAGTAACCGGGAGCTGCCAAGTGTGGCTTCAGTGGGGATGCCCGCCCACTACCTGAGGCACCGTATTCCCAGGGCTCCACGCTACCACCCTGGCCCCGGCTTCCTGAATAACTGGACTCACTCTTGTTGTCCACAtcctgggggtgggctgggatGCTCAGGTTATTTCTACAGTTATAGGCCATGGCCTGGGACCCATTCTCTCGATTTGCTGGTGCATCTAGAGAGACTTCGGAGTCACAGAGGGACAGCAGTGTGGTTGCACTGGACGAATGATGACCATCCTTCTGCCTGGAGAGGAGGTGGTCTCTGGATCTGACCTTTGAGTATGAAGATGAGCTGGTAATTTTACTGTCCAGCTGCCCTGAGCTCTGAGCAGTGTGAATCACAATGATCTCTGAAGAGGAGGAGAGCGTGGCATTTGGGATGATGCTGGTAGAGTAGCTCGTGTGAGGAGACACCACACATGCAGGGCTGGTTACATTTTCACCCTCAAAGTGCCTCAGCTCCTGAGATTTGGGCCTCAACAGTGTTCCCATCCTCGGGGCAGTTCCTAGATGCCCAAAGTCTTCATCTACTTGTGGGTGACCCCGTTGGTAGGGGGAAGCACTGCCCAGGTCTTCCGCAGGGCCCAGGGCACCCAGCCGTGGCTCCAGGGACTGAACATTTGCCCTTGCTCCAGACCGGGGAAGACTGTGGAAACCGGCGTCGCTGTTGAGGCGGGAAGGGAACACGACCCCGGCAGAGTCGCTCAGCACTGACATGttcccagaggagcctgagaaGTGACTCATCTGAGCAGCAATGCCTTGCCCCTTCTGGGCTCTGATTCTTCTCATTGAAGGTGGTATGACTTTCACTTCCTCAGTCTGACAGCTGGAATCCCTGGTTTCTGAGCGCTGTCCCGTAGATCGACAGCTGTCGAGCCTTCCGAGCGTAGAGTAGTGGTCTGGGGTGTACGCCGAGtgaccaccaccatcatcttGGCCAGTGCCTCCCGAAGCTGGAGAGAAAGCATAAAGAAGCTCAtcacctaaaaataaaaatcagtaccTGAGTGCATCCTTGATCTCTCACCCTCTTCTGATTCTGTGGTAttgtacttaaaagaaaaaaaatatcttttctatttGGCCTAGTTTCTTTTTCCCTATAAGCACCTAGGTGACAGTTTAAGTCGTGACTGATGGCCCCCAGATGAAGACCTGTATGATAAATTTCATGTACTTCTTTTCATATATACCTCATAGCCTCCTACAGATTAAGTGCTGCATATGCAATTCTCAGGTACTCCCTTTGAGAACAAAGCTGAGGGCTCCTTGGAAGGTTTCCTTTTTACATAATCTCTTTTTGGTAAAGGTAAGACTCTCACCCATCCAGCGACTGTACAGAACATCCATCTAGCAATGACAGTCTTTCGCAAAGACAGATGAATGTAGCAGCTCAACAAAAGGGCTACAGAGGTATCATTTAGAAAGGATATTGGTATAAAACAGCATGAATTACATTAATTTTTATGTCAGAAGAagtcctaagaaaaagaaaaaaatgatttacaGGCCCATCTGTGTTTCAAACATTTCATTATCCATCTTAAGCCATTATCATCTGTCTGTTACTGACATTCAAAATTCAGTAGCAATCTGTTGTGTTctggagagggaaaaagcagCAGGAACCGATCCAGTGAACATTTCCTCCAATTAGGATTATTCATTTCTTGGAGCTTTACAACCAAACAGAAAGAATAGTatgtttaaaaagagaagaagaggaaggagcagcagcgACAGCAGCATGAGGCAGGGCTTACAGTAAAGAGAGGCAGGGCGATGGATGAAAAAAATCCTTACACGTAGGCAAAGACTTCAAACTAcctaggaaagaagagaagcttaaaataaaatcatgaagCCAAGAACTTACTCAAAgtgtatagagaaaaaaaaatccatgcatAGCAATCATTAGGACCAATTAAATCTTGAAAAATAGTAGTGAAACCATAATTCTTTCTAGGTTGTTATTATCCAACAAGGGCCCACAGGCATCACTGTTCACCTGGGTAAGGACACTGGTGGTGATAGGATTCCCAAgatctccttccccaccccacttATACTAGCCTTCATATGACACCTGTCCCTGATTGGACAGCATAGCTCATCCAAACAGCAAAGCACAATATAGTCTTGAATCAACTGCACAGGAGAAGCCACCCTGCAATGAAGGTTCCCAAGCATAAAGCTATTCCCTTCACTGTGATGATGGAGAATCATTTTTGTGCTCGTACCTTTGGCAAAGAAAATCTATTCCCCCCCTACCCCCTGCCAAGTACACTCACTGCACACTCCCACTCCACGTGTGCATGTGATGCTCTCCCTCAGAAAAAGGGGAAGTGGGCAAAGGGGTAGGAACAGAAGAAAAATCCActttaagcaaagaaaaacaaaaggtgcAAATATTTGCAGTCTAGTATTTTAGAATGTGTGCAATGCtaagttcagtcatgtccgactcttcgggaccctatggactgtagcctgccaggctcctctctccatgggattctccaggcaagaatactggagggggttgctatgccctcttccaggggatcttcccaacccagggatcgaacccggttctcttacacctcctgcagtggcaagggggttctttaccaatagcaccacctggcaagTCCTTTTAGAAGGTGGAGGGTTGACTTGGAGGACTGGATCAGTTGGCACCAGTTCAATCCAAACATTCAGCACACCTTATTTCGTTCTGATatggattttatatttttttcctttcaaatttcctttcctattttttcctttcctttgaactAGCTTTTACATGAGGTCAGTGgtagatttttaaatgtctttacaGGTCATAAACAAAATCTTGATTCTTTCAGGTAACAATGTTGCATGTGAAATCTAGGCTTCTGAAAATGGGACTGTAGCCATTTCATCACCACTTACagttcaaaacaatttttaaattaaaataacaatgtttTTCTAAAgacttctaaaatatatatacaaaacaacTCATATATTATTTATCATAGGGACCACCAAAATTCTACTCGTGAAATAGATCCTTCAATATTTTCACAGTACAAAAAGTGTGACATTATTACAGGACACAGATGAATGCCATCTTAAGTagcaaaaattacaaaaatagaaCCACAAATATAGTCCACTCAGCTGCTGCTAAAAATCTTGATGGGATTTAcctgattttaatttaaataaatacgaaagcttaaattatttaaaataattacacatttttttctttaacttataaTACTACAAGGTCTATCCaacttttaaaaagacacatgtaataaaaataatgagagaaaTCTACAAGTTAGTTTTATTTAAGGCTTAatgtatgaatttttaaaaaagtcttgaCAGGCCTAAAGTAATGCTCTCAGTATCAACCAACAAAAATTATTCAGAAGGAGATTCCTTTAAATAAGTCCTTTTCTGCTTGGAGAGTAACATACTGGGATAAGTTCCAGGAAAACACAGACTATTCAGTAGCCAAACATAGTTATATATGAACAAAAtaatcttcagttcagctcagtcactcagtcatgtccaactctttgcaaccccatgaatcgcagcacgccaggcctccctgtccatcaccaactcccggagttcactcaaactcatgtccatcgagttggtgatgccatccagccatctcatcctctgtcgtccccttctcctcctgcccccaatccctcgcaccatcagagtcttttcagtgagtcaactcttcgcatgaggtggccaaagtattggagtttcagctttagcatcattccttccaaagaacacccaggactgatctcctttagaatggactggttgaaactccttgcagtccaagggactctcaagagtcttctccaacaccacagttcaaaagcatcaattcttcggtgctcagcactcttcacagtccaactctcacatccatacatgactacgggagaaaccatatccttgactagacggacctttgttggcaaagtaatgtctctgcttttgaatatgccatctaggttggtcataaccttccttccaaggagtaagtgtcttttaatttcatggctgcaatcaccatctgcagtgattttggagccccccaaaataaagtctgacactgtttctactgtttccccatctatttcccatgaagtgatgggaccaggtgccatgatcttagttttctgaatgttgagctttaagccaactttttcactctcctctttcactttcgtcaagaggctttttagttcctcttcactttctgccataagggtggtgttatctgcatatttgaggttattgatatttcttatcTGTTTCTAAAAGATGGAATCTCATAACAGGTTGCTCAAATACAATTCCATGTATGTTTAAGATGAGAGTAAAGAAAAAGACACTTTGTCCTTTTATTTAAATGGAAGGCAACAAATCACATACCATAAATATGCTTTAAAGAGAAAATGTCATAcctgattttaaaactttatatgcTGACCAATCTCTAGAGTCCACTACAGATTTTTAAGTAGAAGCTGCATATTGTTAAGCACAATTAACTCTAATACTAGGAGCATCTCTGGttagattttaaaagtgaaagtcccAGCAATTTAGGCAGTGTTTTGTGGACAGGCtgtatcttttccagtgaatgtcTTTTTTTCCAGATAATCATATCCTTTTAAAGTCTAATTTGACTCAGTCATTCTTCCCCACACTTTATATCTAAGGATGACTAATTCTTAAGAAGTGTCTACTTTTGATAATAATTAGTAAGATAGCACAAAGCTCTCAAATCAGAGGCCTTATAAGTACAAAACATTAGGAGAAAGGGCAAAGTCAACCCTTGCCCAAATGAATGAAGCAAAGGAAAGGTACAATCCACCTTTTTTTGCTAaatgtgggaagatcccctggagaagggaaaggctacccattccagtattctagcctagagaattccatagactgcatagtccatggggtcaaagggagtcggacacaactgagcaactttcatttcacttcactgtaTTCAAATGTCCCTTTCCCTTACTCTACCCACTAGTCCTTCCGACTGGCCTATCTATAAAACTAGAGGGGTTGTCttaattgtctttaaaaaaaaaacccccaaaacagcTCTAACTTAGATACAGCTGTCTCAGCTGGCCTCTAGCCACGATCCAGGTCATGTCATCAACTGTGCAATGACACCAAAAGCTTCTTATGTGGCACCACTCACAACACACATGATGCGcggggaggtttttttttttttttgcctcagtaTTAGTGGTGTTCCTGTTATGGgcaaaagagaaatgaatgaGGGCCTCAGAGACTCTAtctccagttttaaaaaatattaaaattacagAAGATATGATTTACCTAGCTGATCAGATACTTCCAGTAAGGTCAAAGAGGCAACTGAGTTACTGGCTCCATGCTGATtggctcagttaaaaaaaaaaaaaaaagtgttaaaagtTCATAACTTTGAGGCTCTAGAAATCAGATAGACAGATAGACAATTCATATTGAATATTTACGTGTATGTCTATTTTATCTGGGCCAAACTATTCTTATACTCTGGGCACAAAGCCATCCAAAACCTACTCATTTTGACTGGAAAGTCACTTAAAATGTAGCCTACCCAGAAACATCAACCTTGTTATCTTACAAAGAGCTGTCTATAAAGTTACTTTTTTAGGTTAAGACATCTCCTAAAAGAGCAGTCAAATATAAACGTTACCTGAGTACTCTAAGAAATTAGCCCCTTAACATCTGCTAGACATACCAGTACAcattattttttctcaaattaGTTGCCTGTCacctaaaagagaaagaaaaacagtataaaAGAGTGGGATACAGGAGGCCTGGGCCACTAAAGGAGGCGATGTGCAGGCATGAACCAGAGGCAGCCTTTGTAAATCCTGTGGATGCAATCTGGCCTTTGTTCATGATAAAATCCCAGTGTTATGAGGTAAGATGAGCATCCACTGTCATCTGGGTCACTGAAGCTACCTAGTGCAGATGAGAAGCATCACTATTCATCCCTTTGTAGTTGCAGTCCGGAAGGCAGAGAACCCATACTGTGGAACTGGATGGCAGTAAAGAGGGAAAACGCCAGGTAAACAAGAATAAGCCTTCCCTCCCTGATACAAGGCATGTATGTAGGCAAGGGCGTCAGGAAAAAAGCGCACAGGAATGATGTCTTTGACACCTGGAAGCTGAAACTACCTCGATGTGCTGCAACATATACTACCATTGCAAGATAAACTCATTTTGCCTAAAACATTGATAGGAAAGTTCAGAAGTAATGATCTGGAGTTTTTAGAGTATAGCCCTCAAcagcaaataaatgtaaaaatatcagttcagttcagtcactcagttgtgtctgactctttgtgaccccatggaatgtagcacgtcaggcatccctgtccatcaccaactcccggagttcactcaaactcatgtccattgagttggtgatgccattctaaccatctcatcctctgtcgtccccttctcctcctgtcttcaatctttcccagcatcagggtcttttccaatgagtcagttctttgcatcagatgacaaagtattggagtttcaacttcagcatcagtcctttcaatgaatattcaggactgatcttcttagtatggactggttggatctccttgcagtccaagagactttcaagagtcttctccaacagtacagtttaaaagcatcaactcttgggtgctcagctttctttatgatccaactgtcacatccatacatgactacatggaaaaaccatagctttgactagacagacctttgtcggcaaagtaatgtctttgctttttaatatgctatctaggttggtcataacatttcttccaaggaggaagcatcttttaatttcatggctgcagccaccatctgcagtgattttggagccccccaaaataaagtctgtcactgtttccactgtttccccatctatttgccatgaagtgatgggaccagatgccatgatcttagttttctgcatattGAGTAATTATAAGCAAAGAAGTCCACAGGTTGACCAAAGAGAAAAAGGCAAGATTCAAGATAGGTAGTATTAAGTTGGTACAATAATTACAATAGCagataatatgtatatattaatagcagtgtgtgtgtgcacgtacactcagttgtgtccaactctttgcaaccccattacatcgtagccgaccaggctcctctgtccatggagttttccaggcaagaatacaggagtgggttgccatttcctgcttcaggggatattcctgactcaggggttgaaccctcatctcctgcattggcaagcagatacCAGGTACCACATGCTCTGCCTGTATAAATTCATTAAACCCTCAAACAGCCCTATGAATTAGGTTCTATTAACATCAGTAACCATACTTTTTTTGAGTGAAAAAAGTagactcagagaggtgaaataacCAGCTTGAGGCTGCCCAGCAAGTAAGTGGCAGAAACAGGATTCCAGCTGAAGCAGCCTGGTACTGAAGTCCCTGCTGCCTCAGCAGACATTCCTGTTGGACCATGAAAAAACAGGTGAGGCAATgtatacagaaagaaaagaaaatgttatc is a window of Capra hircus breed San Clemente chromosome 9, ASM170441v1, whole genome shotgun sequence DNA encoding:
- the NHSL1 gene encoding NHS-like protein 1 isoform X4, which translates into the protein MKKEVSSGSFRLKSNPGSLSRAVSWINFSSLSRQTKRLFRSDGELSVCGQQVEADDENWTYRTQPRKAVSNLDEESRWTVHYTAPWHQQENVFLPTTRPPCVEDLHRQAKLNLKSVLRECDKLRRDGYRSSQYYSQGPTFAANSSPLCDDYQDEDEEDPKCSISSSEEERLTSTRRPKTPTSSDCSDFHTQTNWTKSLPLPTPEEKMRQQAQTVQADMVPINITASGGTGQDDGGGHSAYTPDHYSTLGRLDSCRSTGQRSETRDSSCQTEEVKVIPPSMRRIRAQKGQGIAAQMSHFSGSSGNMSVLSDSAGVVFPSRLNSDAGFHSLPRSGARANVQSLEPRLGALGPAEDLGSASPYQRGHPQVDEDFGHLGTAPRMGTLLRPKSQELRHFEGENVTSPACVVSPHTSYSTSIIPNATLSSSSEIIVIHTAQSSGQLDSKITSSSSYSKVRSRDHLLSRQKDGHHSSSATTLLSLCDSEVSLDAPANRENGSQAMAYNCRNNLSIPAHPQDVDNKSESSYSGSRGQGGSVEPWEYGASGSGRASPLKPHLAAPGYSTPVSNTSSCSLDQTSNKDDTRSVYSEDHDGYSPTQHPDSGHRPGDLCNSNDGFGNPRHSVVNVFDGRAQRHQGDRSNCQDKSLARSISLKKAKKPPLPPSRTDSLRRVPKKNVQSNGQVLNESLIASLQHSLQLNLPGKGGSSPSQSPCSDFEEPWLPRSRSQSTVSAGSSLTSATAPNVYSLCGLTPAQSDTSSVKSEYTDPWGYYIDYTGVQEEQGNAGRAGPAGSAASPGSGPGRHLLEGSRAAVPPVLGGTVKPKITSPEKSHRVTSPSSGYSSQSNTPTALTPVPVFLKSVSPATGKGKPKPKVPERKSSLVSSVSVSSSSTSLSSNTSTEGSGTVKKLDSTLVSPIANAPHASPPAPCPADKSPFLPPPPPLADFSEGSPLPRSPLFPPPPPEVLTPFCAPTDTCFPPPPTALSPPFLASSDSLPPPPPALPPSVPPPAPPFDPKLMKDARPSFKKPGQPESSREACRQPSIKEEGSRLPMPLITTEALQMVQLRPVKKNSGTEVAPLHEHPSQEKRTPVVPQYHLKPSAFLKSRNSIHEMESESQPASATSSLPTPAKSSTQGHQDSAAEHGLRSHSPAGEAESGAGATPPLGPSPSRKPPPISKKPKLFLVVPPPQRDFTAEPSENVSVASPSPTSAEARERGAAGAGSDDTDSGSSVVLVGGAAGSESPGRVEANVPMVPAPAEEPGARNGVERCLPPQDPGPGVPEAETASSSSETCDFLKDDRGDEVMTPRRPRTTEDLFAAIHRSKRKVLGRKDSDDDHSRNHSPSPPVTPTGAAPSLASQKQVGSIQRSVRKSSTSSDNFKALLLKKGSRSDTSARMSAAEMLKNTDPRFQRSRSEPSPDTPESPSNCSPSKNRRAQEEWAKTEGLMPRSLSFSGPRYGRSRTPPSAASSRYSVRNRIQSSPMTVISEGEGEAMELADSTALRAPGAVRGCSMDGLATGGMDEGSLLCAGAPAAPLGAQAPGPAVGLPGAEGRGPSEQQGGLTGDKS
- the NHSL1 gene encoding NHS-like protein 1 isoform X6, whose protein sequence is MFCLKAVSNLDEESRWTVHYTAPWHQQENVFLPTTRPPCVEDLHRQAKLNLKSVLRECDKLRRDGYRSSQYYSQGPTFAANSSPLCDDYQDEDEEDPKCSISSSEEERLTSTRRPKTPTSSDCSDFHTQTNWTKSLPLPTPEEKMRQQAQTVQADMVPINITGENFDRQASLRRSLIYTDTLVRRPKKVKRRKTITGVPDSIQKELASGGTGQDDGGGHSAYTPDHYSTLGRLDSCRSTGQRSETRDSSCQTEEVKVIPPSMRRIRAQKGQGIAAQMSHFSGSSGNMSVLSDSAGVVFPSRLNSDAGFHSLPRSGARANVQSLEPRLGALGPAEDLGSASPYQRGHPQVDEDFGHLGTAPRMGTLLRPKSQELRHFEGENVTSPACVVSPHTSYSTSIIPNATLSSSSEIIVIHTAQSSGQLDSKITSSSSYSKVRSRDHLLSRQKDGHHSSSATTLLSLCDSEVSLDAPANRENGSQAMAYNCRNNLSIPAHPQDVDNKSESSYSGSRGQGGSVEPWEYGASGSGRASPLKPHLAAPGYSTPVSNTSSCSLDQTSNKDDTRSVYSEDHDGYSPTQHPDSGHRPGDLCNSNDGFGNPRHSVVNVFDGRAQRHQGDRSNCQDKSLARSISLKKAKKPPLPPSRTDSLRRVPKKNVQSNGQVLNESLIASLQHSLQLNLPGKGGSSPSQSPCSDFEEPWLPRSRSQSTVSAGSSLTSATAPNVYSLCGLTPAQSDTSSVKSEYTDPWGYYIDYTGVQEEQGNAGRAGPAGSAASPGSGPGRHLLEGSRAAVPPVLGGTVKPKITSPEKSHRVTSPSSGYSSQSNTPTALTPVPVFLKSVSPATGKGKPKPKVPERKSSLVSSVSVSSSSTSLSSNTSTEGSGTVKKLDSTLVSPIANAPHASPPAPCPADKSPFLPPPPPLADFSEGSPLPRSPLFPPPPPEVLTPFCAPTDTCFPPPPTALSPPFLASSDSLPPPPPALPPSVPPPAPPFDPKLMKDARPSFKKPGQPESSREACRQPSIKEEGSRLPMPLITTEALQMVQLRPVKKNSGTEVAPLHEHPSQEKRTPVVPQYHLKPSAFLKSRNSIHEMESESQPASATSSLPTPAKSSTQGHQDSAAEHGLRSHSPAGEAESGAGATPPLGPSPSRKPPPISKKPKLFLVVPPPQRDFTAEPSENVSVASPSPTSAEARERGAAGAGSDDTDSGSSVVLVGGAAGSESPGRVEANVPMVPAPAEEPGARNGVERCLPPQDPGPGVPEAETASSSSETCDFLKDDRGDEVMTPRRPRTTEDLFAAIHRSKRKVLGRKDSDDDHSRNHSPSPPVTPTGAAPSLASQKQVGSIQRSVRKSSTSSDNFKALLLKKGSRSDTSARMSAAEMLKNTDPRFQRSRSEPSPDTPESPSNCSPSKNRRAQEEWAKTEGLMPRSLSFSGPRYGRSRTPPSAASSRYSVRNRIQSSPMTVISEGEGEAMELADSTALRAPGAVRGCSMDGLATGGMDEGSLLCAGAPAAPLGAQAPGPAVGLPGAEGRGPSEQQGGLTGDKS
- the NHSL1 gene encoding NHS-like protein 1 isoform X1; the protein is MPFHQRTVEPARLRRPEAAGAADAPLFRSLEQVSSHALVCLLAQLADLSRCAGDIFGELESQAAALGRRTAALHRRLDALHAATARLDHRRVKIPVSNLDEESRWTVHYTAPWHQQENVFLPTTRPPCVEDLHRQAKLNLKSVLRECDKLRRDGYRSSQYYSQGPTFAANSSPLCDDYQDEDEEDPKCSISSSEEERLTSTRRPKTPTSSDCSDFHTQTNWTKSLPLPTPEEKMRQQAQTVQADMVPINITGENFDRQASLRRSLIYTDTLVRRPKKVKRRKTITGVPDSIQKELASGGTGQDDGGGHSAYTPDHYSTLGRLDSCRSTGQRSETRDSSCQTEEVKVIPPSMRRIRAQKGQGIAAQMSHFSGSSGNMSVLSDSAGVVFPSRLNSDAGFHSLPRSGARANVQSLEPRLGALGPAEDLGSASPYQRGHPQVDEDFGHLGTAPRMGTLLRPKSQELRHFEGENVTSPACVVSPHTSYSTSIIPNATLSSSSEIIVIHTAQSSGQLDSKITSSSSYSKVRSRDHLLSRQKDGHHSSSATTLLSLCDSEVSLDAPANRENGSQAMAYNCRNNLSIPAHPQDVDNKSESSYSGSRGQGGSVEPWEYGASGSGRASPLKPHLAAPGYSTPVSNTSSCSLDQTSNKDDTRSVYSEDHDGYSPTQHPDSGHRPGDLCNSNDGFGNPRHSVVNVFDGRAQRHQGDRSNCQDKSLARSISLKKAKKPPLPPSRTDSLRRVPKKNVQSNGQVLNESLIASLQHSLQLNLPGKGGSSPSQSPCSDFEEPWLPRSRSQSTVSAGSSLTSATAPNVYSLCGLTPAQSDTSSVKSEYTDPWGYYIDYTGVQEEQGNAGRAGPAGSAASPGSGPGRHLLEGSRAAVPPVLGGTVKPKITSPEKSHRVTSPSSGYSSQSNTPTALTPVPVFLKSVSPATGKGKPKPKVPERKSSLVSSVSVSSSSTSLSSNTSTEGSGTVKKLDSTLVSPIANAPHASPPAPCPADKSPFLPPPPPLADFSEGSPLPRSPLFPPPPPEVLTPFCAPTDTCFPPPPTALSPPFLASSDSLPPPPPALPPSVPPPAPPFDPKLMKDARPSFKKPGQPESSREACRQPSIKEEGSRLPMPLITTEALQMVQLRPVKKNSGTEVAPLHEHPSQEKRTPVVPQYHLKPSAFLKSRNSIHEMESESQPASATSSLPTPAKSSTQGHQDSAAEHGLRSHSPAGEAESGAGATPPLGPSPSRKPPPISKKPKLFLVVPPPQRDFTAEPSENVSVASPSPTSAEARERGAAGAGSDDTDSGSSVVLVGGAAGSESPGRVEANVPMVPAPAEEPGARNGVERCLPPQDPGPGVPEAETASSSSETCDFLKDDRGDEVMTPRRPRTTEDLFAAIHRSKRKVLGRKDSDDDHSRNHSPSPPVTPTGAAPSLASQKQVGSIQRSVRKSSTSSDNFKALLLKKGSRSDTSARMSAAEMLKNTDPRFQRSRSEPSPDTPESPSNCSPSKNRRAQEEWAKTEGLMPRSLSFSGPRYGRSRTPPSAASSRYSVRNRIQSSPMTVISEGEGEAMELADSTALRAPGAVRGCSMDGLATGGMDEGSLLCAGAPAAPLGAQAPGPAVGLPGAEGRGPSEQQGGLTGDKS